One Deinococcus planocerae genomic window carries:
- a CDS encoding cold-shock protein, translated as MAQGRVKWFNVEKGYGFIEHPGNPDVFVHYSAIQSGGFRKLNEGDEVEFEVEAGQGNKGPQAKNVVVTNAAPAPMGGSNMGGGNRGGGSRW; from the coding sequence ATGGCTCAAGGTCGAGTGAAGTGGTTCAACGTCGAAAAAGGGTACGGGTTTATCGAGCATCCCGGCAACCCGGACGTGTTCGTGCACTACAGCGCCATCCAGAGCGGCGGATTCCGCAAGCTGAACGAGGGCGACGAGGTGGAATTCGAGGTCGAGGCGGGCCAGGGCAACAAGGGCCCGCAGGCCAAGAACGTCGTCGTGACGAACGCCGCGCCCGCCCCGATGGGGGGCAGCAACATGGGCGGCGGCAACCGGGGTGGCGGCAGCCGCTGGTAA
- a CDS encoding NUDIX hydrolase, with the protein MPSRSSPSGATPGAGGIVLDTGGRVLLVRYRSGAWAFPKGHVEPGETLAQTAVREVREETGVTASPLGPLPETRYTNDRGEARVIHWFAMRAAQGTPPTLEATFTEGGFFPPDEAAARLTYPEDRELLRAALASVPPVGRT; encoded by the coding sequence ATGCCTTCACGGTCCTCCCCGTCCGGCGCCACCCCTGGCGCGGGCGGCATCGTGCTGGATACAGGGGGCCGGGTGCTCCTCGTGCGCTACCGCAGCGGCGCCTGGGCCTTTCCCAAAGGTCACGTCGAGCCGGGCGAGACGCTCGCGCAGACCGCCGTGCGCGAGGTGCGCGAGGAGACCGGCGTCACGGCGAGCCCCCTGGGTCCCCTCCCCGAGACGCGGTACACGAACGACCGGGGCGAGGCGCGGGTGATCCACTGGTTCGCCATGCGCGCGGCCCAGGGCACCCCGCCTACCCTGGAGGCCACCTTCACGGAAGGGGGGTTTTTCCCCCCGGACGAGGCGGCGGCCCGGCTGACCTACCCCGAAGACCGCGAGCTTTTGCGCGCCGCCCTGGCGTCCGTTCCCCCGGTGGGACGGACGTAA